TGTGGTTACAGATTAATTTATCCCCAAATTCTGGacttctttttttggtcttttggtCTGTAATTTGTTTTGAGTTGATGTGATTTGTTACAGGATTTAGTTTAAGTATATATCTAAGGAACTTTACTACTTGGGATGAGGAAACATAATATTTCCTAGAAGCCAAAAGTGGAATGAAGTTTTTTCACCCGTTTCTTACACTGGTCCTTGTGCTCAAAACAAAATGAGAGGTTGATGAAAATTAGGTTTTATTCAGGAATTTCACTATATTCTCAGTGATATTTCTGAAAATTTCTATTttgcaaaattaaataaacagctaataaaataaaaagcctgaAATACATGCACTGGTGATTTACATGGGTTAGTGTGCATTTCCTATCATTCCACATTTTAATGTTGTTCCagtatatatttacatttcataAAGGGCTTTTATATTGACAATAATTCACCAAAAATTTCTCAAGAGTCTTGAATTCTTAGTATTTCCAAACTTGGGGAAAACTTTAATAAGGCAGAtgatatgataaatataaaattatagaagTTTTCATATGGAACACTTATTTTTAAGCACATAAACACATACAACATAACAAATagagacataaaaatataaacagagagaGTTAGAGGGACCATACAGAGAATTCTTGACTTACTTAGCAAATCACTATTTATACAACTAAACTTCGGCTACCTGctttctcaaaaatatataacGTGCTGAATTCTCAGAAGCTGCTTGAACTTATGTTATCTGACATCAAATAGAATAGCCTTCAGATAAACGTAGTCCACAAAAATAGGTAGCCACATATTCCTTCTGAATGTGACCACAGTGACTTCAGTGAATCTAACTTAAAGGTTCTAAATTTTCTTAAGGAAtttaataacaacagcaacacaaATCTTAAAAATTCTACAGATATTTTGGTCAGTATTTCAAGATTAAGGAAAAACCAGTCCATTGGCAGTGGCTGtggtaaacacaaaataaatctcTCAAGTTTGTCTTACAgacaataatttttataaatattgctCCAAGTCCTTGTATACACATGTGTGGGAGCAAACACGCACAGTGGCATTTAGAAATACACCCACACAATGCAAAGGAGACACCATCCTTCACTCTGACAGACCTATCTCCCTGATCTGGAAAAGGCTTTGATTATGTAACACTTTAAAACTATTGATCAATTTAGGATTTTATACaaagtcattttttaatgtattatagaCAAAGACTTCATAGACTTAATTTTTCTTGGTTTACACAAAGCCAGAGTCTTAAAATCATTGTTGAAAtatgcttttggttttttttttaaaaagacttcacTGTTAAGTTCTGCTAACCACCATTCTGAGAAAGGAATTCCTGGTGACTTAGACATCCATTAGTAGCACATTTCTTTATTAATACTGTTTcttttatacaatatttatttcaatactatttattgaatagtaatactatttattgaatatttatttcaatactatttatacaatatttatttcaatactatttttccttaaatgagaaaaaaacaaaacaaaacaaaaaaccttgaaaaTCAGATGCACAACAAGTGGGACAAGCAGTGATTGGCTGACACCCCACGGCCAAGGGCAGGCTCCAGCAGGTTGTGAAGTAGCAAGGTCATCAGAGTATGGTGCATAATGGAGCATCATATTAGAGTGGAATTCAGCCAAACACAGTAATGTATGGATGCAGACGCatctgaaagaaggaaaataaagatttatgcaggtcaaaaaaaaaatgctatgaagaaatTTCCCCAATGGCTTATGCCCAATTGGAATGCTGTGATGGAGGTTTTGGAGCagagaaatttttatttgcaaattatgtgtttgtaaataataaatatgttcagggggaaaaaattaaCTTGTCGGATGAATCCTACTTGGAagctttaatagtttttttttgtttgtttttacacagCATTAGAGTTCAATAATCTGGAATTTAGTTCATCactaaattacagaaaataaacctttattCCGCCTTTAAAACATTAATTCACCAGAAGTGATAATTAAGACTAGTTTTAGTGGTTTCAGCTCAGTTCTTCTTGGAATGTGATTTCTCCCACAACACTAATGCTAAATAAAGCACTGTGTAATGTTCTGAAACATGGTCCCTGCTTTAGAAAAGATTCTAagggcttttaaaataaataagaaagaaaagcaaagctgactcaagatatatagatatagatatagatatatatagatatagatatatatagatagatatagatatagatatatacacacacacacatatacagattcCACTATTTCTATAGAGTCATAGTAAATAAATGGATATACAGCCTTGCTAACAGCCTAGCAATTGGTTATATACAATTTAAACATAAAGCTCTAAACAATTATTATACTAAATTTTCTACATAACCTCCACTACCATCCtcttttaggaaaagaaatgatgTTAAAATGTCTGAAAGCATTGGGGGCTATGGTGAAGCAATGGTTTTGTTATATTATagttagttttaaaaatagttcacattttatttttgaaattaataaattcaatcttttatattttatcaacAGGTAAATTTAGAATCTAAAATGCTATACTGGTTAACTGCCTAACAAGGAAGCAATTCAATTGAAAAATAGCAAAACGTCACATTCTTCTataaattttctagaaaaaaaatttagaggaaATGTTAGTTCAGAATTGTGTGTTAAGGATGTTAATAAAGTAAAGTGCATCTACACAGTCGGCAAAATGCAAAGGAGCATAGAGCCAAAGGAATCATCACTATTGATGGAAAAGGTAAAAGATTATCCCAATTAGAATGCATAGAAAGTTTCATAAATAATGTATAGAAAGCTTTATTCATTTCCATTACAAATATGTTTTTACTGAGGATATACTAAATGCTAGGTAGAAGCTTATATCTACTGTCATTGTtctgctaaaatgaaaaattctctcaACTTGTTGAATATATGTTCTAAACCATGTTAAGTTACTTTAATGTCCATCATCATTTGCTATCTTACATAAGAGGAAAATAACTATGAATAACTATGAATTTCTTTTAATCTATCAAATTTGGATTATAATTTCCCTGATTTTACAGATATAAACTAGAGCCTAAAGCAGAATTATATACTATtgtaaaaaaatccattttaataaCCAAATATATAGCTATACATACATAATTAAACCTCAAGAGATTTCTGTCACTattgaaatatatacagaaaaagagagaaattcaattttttttcctacaggtagcatgattaaaaaaaaaaaacaaacattggaCTCTCTGCACTCCATGACTTGGACTCTAGTCCACATTATATCCCTAATAATCTTAATGATATCAATCAAATTAACTTTCAtactaggcctcagtttcttctacAAAATGAGGGGGTTGGTTTGGTTGATAtcttttaattctaaaatgtgaTAACTTAGTAATTTTAGATACAAACATTAAGCAATTGATTATGACATATATTATGTCAGTTTTATATGTGTTTAAGTTCAAATGTTTCCTATGTATCAATGTATGAATATCACAGGAAATAAAAGCCTAATGGAAACATAGTTGGTTTATATGGAAACATCTGTGTAcgtatgtgtgagagagagagattgatatatatttaccacatgtGCATGCTTTTCGGCATAAGAGATATGTACTTACTCAAAGATAAAAGATAACAAGAAAGAATGATTTTGCTATAGTTGTCCAGCTGCATGATTTACTTAGAACCCTGACTTAAATTGACTTTGTGGTCTTATGTCAAAGTCAGTAATTGACTTAGAAGTTTGGGGTAAGATTCAAATGGTCATACCTGGACTTCAATAAAAATTCGTATATTCATTAGAGATAAATCAGCGGATGACCCTTTCCTTGTTTCACAGACATCCAGAAAGCCAAGTATTGTTGCTTTAGTAGATACCTCCTGACTAAAGACACAGCCTAACTTTCATCAGTTATTAGTCTCTTGCCTATGATTTCAGGTCGTATGTAACAAAAATCTCAACATATGCAGATTCATTGTGCCTCTTGAAAGTGTCCTTGGTCATAGACAGGAGAATCACATTGTAGAAGttatttttatagaattaaaGCTGGAAGCTGTGGTTGGCATTTCCACTATAATACATATGGTGTAATATACATTCACAAATAAATTGATATTCAGTTTTCTCAGTGCTTAGAACTCTAATAGATGATGGCAAGTCATTATTTGTTTCCAAAAtggaagtaattaaaaaaaataatttctgccaTAATTTTACTAAGTATACAATGAATAGACTGAACACAGTTTGATCAATTAAAGGGAACTTTATTCAGATGACATGCAGAAGTTCCTTAGGCAAGAGAAACTGTCACTGGAGTTAATATGAATTTTTCTTGAGTATTTCAGTATCAGCTAcaaatggctttttaaattaatgtttattcAAGCTGTATCCTCTATATGCTTGCAGAAATAAAGTACCTTACTTTCCATTTACTAAATAAGATGAAATTCTTACTTGCCAGTTCATTATCTAAATAATATTATGGCAAGGATAAGCTcaaaagaacttgaaaataatATGCAAAGTGGGAACTATACTTTTACATTGCCTATTAATCTTTTGGAATTatactatttttaagaaaattgaaaaatacttaacacatagtaaaataaatagaaaaatagaatgatTCTGGCTTCATTTCACAAGTCAAAAGCACAGCTGAACTTCCAGTTCACAAAACTTTAACAGCCACCAAGACCGGGTTTACCAAGTAAAGGGAGAATGAAATGGAATGGTGTACACTTAATGCTGTCAATGATCCCCATTTTTCTCAACTAGACAGATTATTAAGTTGAGAACAAGGGCTTTTCTTTGAATTGCAAAGGTATGAACTATGAAAACCTGCGCTACGTAATCAGTTTTCCTAATGTGTGAATTTCAGAAATAATTCCGGCATCTCTGCAACACATTATCTCCTAGATTCTGCCCAAGAGTAACTATAGAAGATTGATTTGAATGTCTCTAGAGcctatgaaaacaaaccaaaaagaaggggaggggggcatTATTTACAAACTTTTATTTCTACAAAGCTGTTTAACTCATTATAATGTAACCATTAAGAGGACTTAGGAGCAACACTTCATACCAATTCTCATGAAGATAAGAACACTGTAAAAGACATCATTTCCATTATATCACAAGTAAAGAACTATGATAagaaattcaggaaaaatataaataaaaaaacgCTTTACCTCAGATaaaatctcatatttttaattaatccCTACTGTAAGAAATTAAAAGACAGCAACCCTCAagattttctttagataaatttggcattaaaagggagaaattataagaaaatgctgcattctttttttaattttatttttcagttttaatcaaggaaaatacattttggcaatgtttaaaaactaaacgtaacatttttaaaaaataaatatagaaaatcatCTATCTACATTACaacaaaaatgagaacaaaaaagatCCTGTTTATTATGTGAGATGTCTAAACAGAACGTAACTTTGTAAATGGATCCCTTGTCTCCTGACAGCAATATTGAGGAGATGAAGCATATCAATTACTATTACTAATTACATTAAGGGGAGTGTACTTCATttgcctttctttcattttaggtCAGCTATTTATTGTGGTTAAAACTTTATTCATCTTTTGAATGCCTAACAACACAGAAGTTTTTCAAAGTCACTTTTAGCAAAGTGCATGGTTTATTTCAATGGCTTTGTAGTTTTTCTCTTCTGGTATATGGATGTCTTTGCTGAGTTAAGAGACTAACACCATACATTAGTTTATTTATAAGCATATCACTTTGCCTTTTAAACAGGATGCCACAACAGTCTTGATATTGGCTGTTTTAAATATTCAAGAATATAGAGCTAACCCCATTTGATGAGCTAAATAAAGCTTAATGACAGCACAGAACATAGGAAGTGGTTGCATAAAGTATCAATAAATCTGCCACTTGATATGTCTACTCAAAATTTTAAGATTACATAATTTAGAATGCCACAGGACAAAAAGTCCTATTAAGATGACAGTGGAGAAATAagttttctgcagaaaaatctcTTCACATGCTTTTGCATAACacattaccattttctaaataaatttctACAGATCTTTATTTGTGGGTGTTATTATAACTAACGTTATAAAAGTGCTGTTATTTTTAACTGGAATCGtccttgtttacaaaacagataaaagcaccaaaaacaaaacaaaaatcttctaGTTCCAGGTAAAGCAATAACACAACAACAGATATACTCTCCACTTGCTATATTtcagtttaaaagaaataacTCAGGCTCATGTGCATGAAAAGACATCTTTTTGAAAGTCATTTAATTCAGTGTAGTCCATACCTGTGTTTTCTTGGATTGATTTGATAACTGGATATAAAAGCATGTTGTCTTTCTCCTTATCCAAATACCTACAGTAAACTACTATATATCAAAGTCATTTCTTTagaaagttgatttttttaaattatgacaataaaaattaatatttatctcTTTTCTATAATATCTTTACTGAGCCCATCAATAACATCTTCAATGAGgctataaaataacttttttctttgccttaatTATTCTAAGATCTCACATTCCACATGCAAAACATATTTAATAGAAAAACTGTTATTGGATATTAATTGACAGACATAAATGTGTTTCTTGAGATGTTCTGGTGGTAAGAAATATGTGACGTTTTATTAGCAGAGTTGCTACAGCTTTAGACACAGAATTTTCCAAAAGGTTTTTATTTGTTGTGTGTCAAACCTTGATGGGCGTGAAAAGTAAACTTTCtgagttatacacacacacacacacacacacacacacacagacacacacatattacATGAgcaaaactttcaaaaataaattttatattttttgaagttcacctcagaatacacttttttttttactgttgccaCATTTCACTGAATAATAACTGTGTCAAATATTCCATAAAGCCTTTATAGTCTCAGTATATCACAATGCACATCAAAATATTCTTGCATACACTGCATCAAACATGAACATTTTTGTTGCTTGGCTTAAATAATAAATGGTTCATGTAATTTACTTTTGCTTATGAACTTTTATTACCGTATACAAATAATATAAAGGCCGACCGCATATCCTTATAGAAGCCTAATTGTATAGatacttaaataataaaaatgtagctTTGCATGGTATTTGCATATCATTAAATACTGTAAGTCAGCATTTTGTCAAAGTAGTCAGTTTTTCAATATCTCGGACTTAGTACTTCATTTGCATAAATCAGCATCTGCTGATATATATAACATAGTTAAAACTTTTATAGTGCCCAATTTGCATAGACAGCAGAAGTAACTTTAGAAATTTTGTCTTGGATACAATTATCCGCTTAGtagcacaaaagaaaataatttcaggttAAAACTAGCCATCCAAACAATACTTACATATTTATCTGGAAACAGAGAATGTAAAACGAATTAGGATTGTCAAGTACTAAGAGAAGTGTAAAACACTGCCTACAGTGTTTTCTTTAGTAACTTAGTAAACTCTGGTATAACATGCAAAATATAGTGGTGTACCTTTTGTACATGGCCTCTACTAAATAAATGGTGTATGAACTATACCAACACTAAATTCCTGCTATTAAAACGTTAACTAGTAGCTTTAAGAGAGAAGACAAAACTTTGCAGAAGATGCTCTGTCTCAGATACTTAAATATATTTGGGATGCATCTTACCTGTTTGCTGTACTTGTTATTGGTTTGACAGCTGTACTCAGAGCAGTGATCTGATCCAATTGAAATGTTGTCTCCTGCTCCCACAAATGTGTTAGCTGGTGGTAGATCTTGTACGGCCTGGTGTTTTTTTCCTGCGGTTGGTGATTGGGGGTGAAGCTGGACAGTAGGCAATGGGGAACTAGATTTGTAATGCCTGGCCAGGTCAGGACTGCCAGGCCCACCGTTAACTGATCGGTATCGGCCCATGCTTGGGCTGTCTGACAGCTTCTCATTGACACTATCATACCTCTGTCCATTTGGTTTAGAAGCTTCTACAGTGACAATGCTGCTGTAGAGAGGCTGCttagattttttgtttctcttgtccTTTTTAGGCTTTTTAGATTTGTCATGCTGTTGCGGTGTAAAAAAGTCTTCGTGATCTTTTTTGCCGGCTTCatagccatttttatttttggaccGGCAATATCTTGCCATCACTACAATTAAGATGATTAGAATCACCGTCATAATTCCAGCAACAACCCCAATGACAATACTGAGTCTCTGTTTGCTTATTTCATAGCTTGGGTCACCGGCTATATCCTGGGTGAGTGGGGTGTGCAAACTTCTGGCTATCTGGGAGTCAATCACAGTTGCATTAGAAACACTTTCATTGACAAACACATGCACCAGAGTCGTGGTAGACTGGGAAGGCTGCCCACTATCATTCACTTGCACCACCAATCTGTGCAAGCCATAATGCTTTTGGGTGAGTTTTCCCACTAAGGAAACCACACCACTGGTGGAATCAATCTCAAACAGCTTGAAGGGATTCCCTCCCACAATGCTGTAGTTAAGGTCTGCATTGATGCCATCATCGCTGTCTGTTGCCAACACCGTAGCTACTACTGTCCTGACATTACTTGAAGGTGGCAGTAAAGTGTAGGAAACGTTTCTGGGAAGGGTAACTGTGGGGGCATTGTCATTCTCATCCATCACAAAGAGAGAGACTGTAGCTGTTGCGGATCTGGGAGGATCTCCCCCATCCACAGCCTTGACTCTGAATGTGTATGTGGTCTGATGTTCCCGGTCAAAAGACATTGTGGAGTAAATGGTCCCCGtgtcattttcaatggaaaaaatgTTACTGTTCTCCTCTATGTACAGACTCATCTCCGCATTGCGCCCCTTGTCAGCATCCATCACTGTGACCATTCCCACGGGACTGTTGGGCTGCAAGTTTTCTTTCACATAAAAGGTAAAGACGTCCTGCATAAACTTAGGGTCATTGTCATTCTTGTCAGCCACCTGCACAATCACTGTGGTGCTGCCCTGTAGCACCGGGATGCCTTTGTCTTTGGCGTTAACTTTAAACTCATACCTGTCAGTCTGCTCGCGGTCCAGCACCGTATTGACGAGGACGTCCCCAGAATCTGGGTCGATGGCAAAGATCCCCATCACGGAAGAGTCCAGCGAGTAGGCGATTTCAGCGTTTTTCCCGCTGTCTGCGTCTGTCGCCAGCACCGTGGCTACCCTCTCGCCAGGGATGTTGTTCTCGGGAAAATATACCTCCACCACCGACTGACCGAAGACGGGCGGGTTGTCATTGGTGTCTCCCACCTTGACAATCAGGGAGTTGTTGCTGGAGAGGCTGGGACTGCCCGAGTCCACCGCCACTATGACCACGTTGAACTCCCGGGTGGTCTCATAGTCCAAAGGGGCCGAGGTGTGCAGGAAGTACTTTTTCTTGTTCTGGTCGCCCTCTGTGTCACTGGCCGGCTTGAGTTGGAAGGGCACATCGCCCACCACGGTGCAGGTGACCACTCCGTTCTCGCCTTGGTCTCGGTCAGACACCTGTACCAGGGCGATGGGAGTGTCGACCAGAACGTCCTCGGCCACGTTGGCCACCCCGTCCTTTAGTGGGATACGCCCGATCTTGCGGATTTCAATGGACGGCACATTGTCGTTCTCGTCCTTGATATTAAGGACCACCGTGGCCTTGTCGGTCTTGGGGGGCTGCCCGCGATCGCGGGCCATGACGGTGAAGCGCAGCTGGTTCACTTCCTCGCGGTCGATACGGTGCAGGACACTGAGCCAGCCGGACGTCTCGTCGAGGCGCAGCAGGCGCCGCACGGACTCGGTAGCCGCCCCGAACACGTACTCGATCTGCCCGTTGACCCCCACGTCCAGGTCGGCGGCACGCAGCTGCAGGATGGGGGTCCCCGGGGCGCTGTTCTCCGCCAGGTCAGCCTCGTACACGCTCTTCTCGAAGCGGGGACTGTTGTCGTTCACGTCTGTGATAAGTACCCGCAGGATGGCCTGGGAGGAGCGAGGCGGGTCGCCACCGTCGCGTACACGCAGGGTCAACTCGTAAGAGTCTCGCTGTTCGCGATCCAGCGCCCCCTTCACGATCAGCTGCGGCTGCTTTTCGCCATCCGGGGTGTCAGCCACCTGCAGTTCGAACACGCTGCTGCGGCCGCCGGTGCTGGTCCCGCCGCCGCCCTCTGGTGCGTCCAGCCGCCTCTTGGAACCACCCGGGCCGCCGCCGCTCGCGCCGTTCCCGCCGCCCCCGGGGTAGGGGGCGCTGTCTGCAGGCCCGGCGCGTCGGCCCTcgccgccgctgctgccgcccCCGGGTTCCTGAAGCAGCTCGTAGCGTTCGATGCCGTTGCGGCCGAAATCACGGTCGGTGGCAGTGGGCAGCAGGTAGAGAGTGCCCACTGGCCGGTTCTCCTCCACCGTGAGCGTGAGCACGGGCGACGGGAAGGTGGGCGTGTTGTCGTTGATGTCGAGCACGATGACCCGACCCTCGAACAGGTCCACCCAGCTCTGCGAGGGCCCGATCACCGATACctcgaagtccaggaagcactcGTTTTCGTCGAAGATCATCTGACACTGGGGTAGCTTCTCGCGGTCGATGCGCCGCTCGCTGGTACTCAGCTCGCCGGTGAGGTTGTCGATCTTCAGGTACTCCGAGCCCGACTCGAGGCTGAAAGTCACCTCACCGGAGCCGGTCACGATGCCCAAGTCCGAAGCGACGTTGCCGATGCGGACGTCTGCTGGGCCCTCCTCGGCCAGTCGGTACCGGAGGAGTTGCTTGGCGGCCGCCAGGCTTACCGAGAGCGGCAAGAGGAGACAGCAGCCCAGGCACCAGGCGCGCGCCCATCCCATGGTCCGCATCCTCAGCAtcttctcctgctgctgctgctactgctccTTCTAATCACGGCCCCGTAGGCGCCCCCCTGCTCCGGGGCCGGTCGCCTGCCCTCctcccagtcctctcccctctctgtgaAGGGAAGAAGcgagagggagaaaagggagggggCAAGAGCAACGTCCAGAGTCGGCCAGGGGGGACCAGCGAaagatccttcttttttttcctcctgcttcctcctAAAGTTATTGTTTCATAATTCATGCAATGGGTGCTAATGGCCCGCTCGCCAGCCGCCGTTCAGTCGCAGTACTCACAGTTCACGGGACACTGAGCGCCGCGGACTCGgagcccgccccccgcccccacagaGTCATCACCGCAACGCGCAGAGGATCCCGGGCTCCCGTCCCCGCTCTGTCGGATGGGGCCGGAACCGGTCTGTCAGGCCGGCGGTGGAGCCGGGAAGCAGCGGGGAGCGAGCCTGCAGCCTCCCCGCCTGCCAACCCCGCTCGTCTTTGCTGCTACTCGAGTTGCGTCCAATTCACGTTCCAGCCACTCACTCCAGACCCAGCTTCTGCTCCGGCTGCCCCGGCAAACGTGAGTCGCTTCCTGCACGAGGTGCTAGGGCTAGCAACAAGCCAGTCTCAACTCCGACTCCGCTCAGGCAGCGGCGGAGCCAGTCAACAGATCGAGAATGAAAAATCCCGGCAGGTCGCTTCGGGCACCGTGCAGTGGAGACGACACGAGTCACACAGCGGTCCGCTTCAGCGTTCCCCCCGCGCGCGGAAGAGCAGCCAGAGCCATCTTCAGGGACGCCCAGATAGTCAGTCCCTTCTCACCCCAGAGAGCTcgggtttctctttttttcttaacaactCTGCGCAAGGTCATTAGTCACGAAGCCGCCGCCTGAAACCGCAGCAGCCTTTCGCCCGCGGGGGTGAAGGCTGAGCAGTGCGCACCGCGCGGTGCCCAAGTTTGGGTTCGCAGCCGCAGAGTCTGTGCCTTTCCTCACCTGCATTCGGCCCGCATGTCAGAGCACTGGGATCTGCAGCGCTGTGCGCGATTCAGGGAGGAGATTgcagcctccctctctccccgctCTCTCTcgatccctcccctccctccctctctcctcctcctctctcccccctcctctcccttcccctttccccttctcccactCCTCTCTCCTGCAcgctcccttctcctttctcccagTCCCAATGCAGGCAACTCGAGCTGAACTTGATCCCTATGCAGTTCAAAGGTGAGCAAACCAGGCTCGGTGCGCAGGCGAGGTTGGCCTGGCGAAAGACCCCAGCCGGGCTCTCCCAACGGCAGTTAACAAAGATGCCCAATTCTGTCCGGATTTCCGAAGAAAAGCAAAAggcatgggggggtgggggaggggagtcagaGGCAGCTGCcaagtagctttaaaaaaaaaaaaaagaaagaaagaaaaaatccagtTTGCCAAGGGGACAAAAAGTGCCAGTCGGTTGTTGCCTCGGAAGTGCCCTGGCACGGCGGGTGAATTCCGCAGTTGTCTCGTCCCCTTTGGTCTGGAGAGTGGTGCGGGCGCTCCCGCCGCCCCTTTGGCTGCCACGGCTCAAAGGCACTCAGTGGCAAGCGGGAAGCTCCCGCTCGCTAGCCGCGAGCCGGAAACCCGCAAGTTTGCCCAAAGTGGTGGTTGCTGCTGGGAGCTCACTGCCTCGCTCGCGGCTCAAGCATGTCCCtgacgctgctgctgctgcggcggcggcggcagtaGCAGCGGAGCCGCGGAAACTACACACTAGCAGTGAAGGAGGGAGGAGTACcggggggaggagaaaggagggagccGTAGCCAGCCGCCCCGCTCCGGAAAGCCCAGCTTCAGCTCCGGGGG
This DNA window, taken from Delphinus delphis chromosome 5, mDelDel1.2, whole genome shotgun sequence, encodes the following:
- the PCDH7 gene encoding protocadherin-7 isoform X2; the protein is MLRMRTMGWARAWCLGCCLLLPLSVSLAAAKQLLRYRLAEEGPADVRIGNVASDLGIVTGSGEVTFSLESGSEYLKIDNLTGELSTSERRIDREKLPQCQMIFDENECFLDFEVSVIGPSQSWVDLFEGRVIVLDINDNTPTFPSPVLTLTVEENRPVGTLYLLPTATDRDFGRNGIERYELLQEPGGGSSGGEGRRAGPADSAPYPGGGGNGASGGGPGGSKRRLDAPEGGGGTSTGGRSSVFELQVADTPDGEKQPQLIVKGALDREQRDSYELTLRVRDGGDPPRSSQAILRVLITDVNDNSPRFEKSVYEADLAENSAPGTPILQLRAADLDVGVNGQIEYVFGAATESVRRLLRLDETSGWLSVLHRIDREEVNQLRFTVMARDRGQPPKTDKATVVLNIKDENDNVPSIEIRKIGRIPLKDGVANVAEDVLVDTPIALVQVSDRDQGENGVVTCTVVGDVPFQLKPASDTEGDQNKKKYFLHTSAPLDYETTREFNVVIVAVDSGSPSLSSNNSLIVKVGDTNDNPPVFGQSVVEVYFPENNIPGERVATVLATDADSGKNAEIAYSLDSSVMGIFAIDPDSGDVLVNTVLDREQTDRYEFKVNAKDKGIPVLQGSTTVIVQVADKNDNDPKFMQDVFTFYVKENLQPNSPVGMVTVMDADKGRNAEMSLYIEENSNIFSIENDTGTIYSTMSFDREHQTTYTFRVKAVDGGDPPRSATATVSLFVMDENDNAPTVTLPRNVSYTLLPPSSNVRTVVATVLATDSDDGINADLNYSIVGGNPFKLFEIDSTSGVVSLVGKLTQKHYGLHRLVVQVNDSGQPSQSTTTLVHVFVNESVSNATVIDSQIARSLHTPLTQDIAGDPSYEISKQRLSIVIGVVAGIMTVILIILIVVMARYCRSKNKNGYEAGKKDHEDFFTPQQHDKSKKPKKDKRNKKSKQPLYSSIVTVEASKPNGQRYDSVNEKLSDSPSMGRYRSVNGGPGSPDLARHYKSSSPLPTVQLHPQSPTAGKKHQAVQDLPPANTFVGAGDNISIGSDHCSEYSCQTNNKYSKQVDTVQTTKPPGHIEESCKMNVCARK
- the PCDH7 gene encoding protocadherin-7 isoform X3 produces the protein MLRMRTMGWARAWCLGCCLLLPLSVSLAAAKQLLRYRLAEEGPADVRIGNVASDLGIVTGSGEVTFSLESGSEYLKIDNLTGELSTSERRIDREKLPQCQMIFDENECFLDFEVSVIGPSQSWVDLFEGRVIVLDINDNTPTFPSPVLTLTVEENRPVGTLYLLPTATDRDFGRNGIERYELLQEPGGGSSGGEGRRAGPADSAPYPGGGGNGASGGGPGGSKRRLDAPEGGGGTSTGGRSSVFELQVADTPDGEKQPQLIVKGALDREQRDSYELTLRVRDGGDPPRSSQAILRVLITDVNDNSPRFEKSVYEADLAENSAPGTPILQLRAADLDVGVNGQIEYVFGAATESVRRLLRLDETSGWLSVLHRIDREEVNQLRFTVMARDRGQPPKTDKATVVLNIKDENDNVPSIEIRKIGRIPLKDGVANVAEDVLVDTPIALVQVSDRDQGENGVVTCTVVGDVPFQLKPASDTEGDQNKKKYFLHTSAPLDYETTREFNVVIVAVDSGSPSLSSNNSLIVKVGDTNDNPPVFGQSVVEVYFPENNIPGERVATVLATDADSGKNAEIAYSLDSSVMGIFAIDPDSGDVLVNTVLDREQTDRYEFKVNAKDKGIPVLQGSTTVIVQVADKNDNDPKFMQDVFTFYVKENLQPNSPVGMVTVMDADKGRNAEMSLYIEENSNIFSIENDTGTIYSTMSFDREHQTTYTFRVKAVDGGDPPRSATATVSLFVMDENDNAPTVTLPRNVSYTLLPPSSNVRTVVATVLATDSDDGINADLNYSIVGGNPFKLFEIDSTSGVVSLVGKLTQKHYGLHRLVVQVNDSGQPSQSTTTLVHVFVNESVSNATVIDSQIARSLHTPLTQDIAGDPSYEISKQRLSIVIGVVAGIMTVILIILIVVMARYCRSKNKNGYEAGKKDHEDFFTPQQHDKSKKPKKDKRNKKSKQPLYSSIVTVEASKPNGQRYDSVNEKLSDSPSMGRYRSVNGGPGSPDLARHYKSSSPLPTVQLHPQSPTAGKKHQAVQDLPPANTFVGAGDNISIGSDHCSEYSCQTNNKYSKQSGPRISTGQTWL